From the genome of Platichthys flesus chromosome 10, fPlaFle2.1, whole genome shotgun sequence:
AGTGTACGCTGGGTAGTTTGGTGGGATATCAGGTTTGTCTTAATTAGACATATTGTGGTTTACTTGAACTGTCCAGTGCAAAGAGCCCTGtgtatatttttagtttttgcacCAAAAGCTTCAGCGaactcttgtgtgtttgttggcagGGTGTCTGGCTGTACTATGCAGAGCTCCTAAACAGTGACTAATAATAACAGTTTCCTCTGCTACATGCAGACCTTAGATAATTATGTCCCTGCAAGTCggagcaataaaaaaaaggtgaagTCATGTTAAGCCACAAAAggttatattgtgttttttattcacttAAGCTATTTTTACTCTTATTTGCTGTAGGGAGAGAGCTTTCTTTTTGTTCCCCCTTCATACGGTTTGTCTTGGTTTATAAAAGTCGTGCAATCAGTGAATGGAAAGTTCTATGTGCTCAGAGTTAAGTCAGCGAACGGTGAAGAGTTTCCCTGAGGTCACACAAAGGATTGCAATGGATTTTATCTCAGGTCACTGGTGTTTTCTCTGAAACCAACCCAGAAATAGGCACATTAAAGCTGCAGACAAACGGGAGATGATGGAATCTCTTGAATTTGCTTCTGTGAAAAATATCAAACCAAAGACAGGAGTTGTATTATGCTTTAATTCAATCCAAAAAGTATTAAAGATTATTGGACCAGAAAAACTGACAAATGATATCACTCTGCGCTGGTCACATATCAAGTCTCACTGATCCTTTACTAAAGTACCAAGTCTACATCCCTACTGAGAGTGTCAGATTTACATGTCTGTCAGATTAATGAAGGTAACTCTGAATGTTTACTACAGGTTGGACTGGAGAAGATGGCGACTGAGCACACGCGCCTCATCTACATGACGACAGGAGTGCTGCTGCAAAAACTGGTCTCTACCAAGTGCCTCACCGAGTACTCACACATCTTCGTAGATGAGGTGaagatcattttaaatgtgcataTGCAGTTCTCTGTTAACTGGTATctatatttgattgtttttgtcttgacCACAAATAATAATCTCTCAAAAAAACTATATGTTGGGTACTGTCAAAATGTTATTCATTTGCATATTAAGATTTAGTAATTACACCCATTCTAAAAACTCAACACTAATTTAGATCCACCACCACTCAGGATTTTCTGGAAAGCTTACAGGGCTGCTAACATTAACAAAGACTTGCATTTAGACCTTCCCTTAAGTATTTCAGAGATAATATGCCAATGCCCTTAGAGTTTggaggggagtggaggaggagtttTGGAGGAGTAACcagactaacaaacaaacacacaaactgctctaaaatGATATTAGTAGGATATGTTGCATCAGGTCTATGCTCATTGTATTTTATTCCGCTGTAAATCTGTCTCATCATGGTTTGTCTACATTTAATGCTGTTCCAGTGGAAAGGCTTAATCTTTGCATCCTATCTTCTAATCGCTAACTGTTGTGTTTAACAACTCTGCCTTTACACAAGGTTCACGAGCGGACTGAGGAGATGGACTTTCTCTTACTGATTTTGAAGAAACTCCTTCATTCCAACTCTCGTTATGTCAAGGTGATTACTATATCAAAGTAAAGATCCCACCTTTACTCACCAATCATTTCCACTCTCACTCATTTTTAGTTGTCCTTTTCCAGATCATCCTCATGTCAGCCACCATTAACTGCAGACAGTTTGCAGAGTACTTCGGCACCCTGATTCGTGGCAAGATGAACCCTGCCTTTGTGTTTGAAGTGGAAGGGGCACCGTTTGCCATTAAGGAGTTCTATCTGGATGACCTCCAAAACCTGTTGCCATATAGGGTAATGAGATTATAATAGTTTTCTTGTGAATGTACTGTGAGGCCAAACCatttatacatttgtattaGGGCTGAGGGGTATGACTTGAAATCAATATCATGCTTATTTCAAACTATCACCTCGATTACTATTAATGAACGGCCAAGGAGACACGTCACTCGGGTGTAGGACACActcctgggtgtgtgtgtctccttatCCCTTTCGCGCTTCACTCAAACGGATTAATTAGATTAAACCAATGATGTTAGATCATGAATCTTGATTGTtccggtcactttaaccctgatgtcctggctgtgtgCGTGGCAAatgttggagttttttttcattgtgtttgatCCGGTGTCTCCTAAACttgtgaatcaaacaaacacaaagtaagcTTCAAGGTTTCGATATATTTTCGGTCAATCAACAAGTGTTAATTTCTATGTTTGTGTCTTCAGCTGTTAGACTCCTGTCATCCAGATGACCCTTACATCGCAGTAGAGATGTACAATCTTGCCATCAGTCTCATCCAGAGCTTTGACGAGTTGGAGGGCAAAGATTCCCGGTAAAGCATTGGTTACTCAGCACACTAATCTGCTATATAGACACGGTGTGGTCCCCATGTTTGTTGAGTTatgtgttgaaatgtgtttgttaataAGCAGCAAAGCTGACAAAGACAATGGTCTAACTTTGTCTGAGAGGGGCAGTGTTTTGGTTTTCCTGCCTGGTTTTCACGAAATAAGCTACATGCAGGAGGCTTTGGCCAAGCTTGTCCACAAAAGGTGATCTTTTAAGTTTATCTTTTTTCTGCAGATTAATGACCGTTTTATTTTTTAGCTTGTTTCTGTAAGACATTTAGCATTACGTTGCATTGACTTCTTTTGTTCAGATTGCAAGTTTATCCTCTTCActcctctgtgactctggaGGAGCAGAATGGCGTGTTTCTGCCTCCTGTCCCTGGATACAGGAAGGTGATAACAGCTAAACTTATTCTGTctcacataaataaaacaatttgatACCTGCTGTACTGATGGTCGTTTCATCCTCACAGGTCATCCTTTCCACCAACATTGCAGAGAGTTCGGTGACTGTATCGGATGTCAAATATGGTGGATTACTTTTCCCCTGAGcttgaatgtattttttcatcTTTGTGAATATTAGAAAGCTGAAGTTTGAATTggtgttgttgctttttttgtgATCGCAGTCATTGACTTCTGCCTTACCCGTCACCTGGTCTGTGACCAAGAAACCAATTATCAGTCTCTCCGTCTCACCTGGGCATCCAAAACCAACTGTAACCAGCGTAGAGGTGTTTGAACTACTGCAACATAAACTGCAAAGTGTCTTGTCTGTTCAGCTGAGACTTCTCATCTATTTCCTCAGGTAGGGCAGGACGAGTGTCTAAGGGCTACTGTTATCGTCTTGTCACCAAAGAGTTCTGGAAGAACGAGATCCCAGAATACATGATTCCTGAGATGCTGGTAAAGAACATGTTCAATACAcctagatttttattttacagtttttgagGATGCCTCTGACAATTTGTCTATGCTATACTGTTTGCCTTCCTCTAAGCTTGCCCCCTTGGCAACTATCATGCTGAAAGTGAAGCTGCTGGATATGGGAGATCCCCGCTCTGTCCTCTCAACAGCACTTTCACCCCCAAATCTTGACGACATAGTAAGAACTGTGCTGCAACTCAAAGAGGTCTGTAAAAAGAAAGCAGATTGATTCCCCTGAGACCCATTGATGTCTTGTTCAGTACATATACATGTGTTGGTGTAGTGATGACTTATTTATTCAGGCATCTTCTCAGCTCTGTGACAGAGAATTAGACCAGTGTTAGGATTGTCAAGTTGTTTGCAGAGAGTAATGTAGTGCAGTGTTAATCTTGTTTTGTCCATCACTAACCAATTAGAAACTTTTTAGTAATAAGTTTTTCTTGTTTATAGCTTTAGAGCATAAGATTTACAGTTATTTCAAGATATTGAGcgtattattaaataaatacaatatccATCAATAGCCATtcatttaaatgacaaacagtGAAGGGAAATTCACAAAGTGGTGAGTCATGTTGTACCAGTAAACTGTTATTTTGAGGAAGGGTATAAAGCCTATTGTCTTTTCATTAGTTGTTGGTTTTCTTCTGTAGATGGGCGCTCTGTCTGTGAAAAGTGACGGCAGGTCTCAGAACGATGATGGAGAGCTAACATTCCTAGGTCGAGTGGTGGCCCACTTACCTGTGGACCTGTACCTGGGGAAGATGATTGTCTTCGGCCATGTCTTCGGTTGCCTGGACGATTGCCTCATCATAGGTAAGTCTGTCATTTTACAAATGGAACTGGCGTCTGTTAGAGCACATGCAGTAGTGTGTGCAGCCATAGAGACTTAGATTGGCCAACAAATCAGTCAGGATTGCACTCTTACAATACATTTGTGTTCATGTAACATTTTTAAGTGTTGGTTTGCTATATTCTCAGCTGCCTCACACTCTCTGAAGAGTTTCTTTGCCATACCCTCCATGCAGCAGATCGCCGGACACAGGTGAGTCATAAACTTTAGATGCAATGATTTACAGACTGTCagtcttgtttttgtgtagCAATGGAtgatggaaaaatataaaaatatatccaTGGATTTTTCCACCCTTTAGTTGTCCTTAAGTCAGTGGTGTAAAGACCCTTCTTTTATAATTACTGACTCACTTAAGACCCATCACAGTTAGGGCCAACACAGTTCCCATCCAACTCACACCATATGATGTCCAGCTGTTCTTAAATGGTTCTCTTCAAGTCCTGTTTTTCGCTAGATGATCGGTGTATGTTTTGTTGAAACAGCAACAGTTTTTCTTCCAGTGGTCATGTAGTTGATCATGACTCTTTCCCATCAAACTACTTTCAGGCCGGAAACCGGTGACGtgcacaacatttattttaaccaTTGTGAATTGACCATTGTTTTTAATTCCAGGAGCAAGATGGCCTTTGCCCACGGAACACCAAGTGATTCCATAGGTTTTGTAAATGCCTTCAAGGTGTGTTCAGGTTAACAACAAGTTGTGTGGTcttaaacacatttacatatttgcCTAATAACTGTTAACACCTTAGCTTGAAAAACTGTTCCATGTGGTCTCTCCCTGTTAGGCATGGCACTCTTCCAAAAAGACTGGACAACTGAGACACCCAAaggtaaacaacacaacaaccaaacATGAACTTAATGGAAAGAGAAACGCACATAAAACTTACAAAGTTcagttagattttttttgtttttctctaccTGATGCTCATTAAGCAACCATTGTATCATCATTGTATCATAATTTTTCTATGTGGTGTTTCTTGCTGCTTTACTCTCACAGGACGAGCTGGACTGGGGAAAAGAGAACTTCATTCAGATCAAGAGGATCAGGGAGGTACACAGACGATGCAGAGAGCAGGGTCACATGACTTCCCCATACACACATTACATCATCCATCCTAATCTAGCATTAGCCAACTGATTTCAAAGTCTTTGTTGAAGTTTAATGATAAACTACCTAGTTGATTATAACCTGTGTTGACACCCAGTTGATTATTATCTCATGCATTAATAAAAATGCCCAACAACTTCAATGAGCGaattaatcaaaacaacattacCATGGTCCTCAGCAGTATCACTCTCTCCAGGTTGCAGAGCTGTATGAGGACCTGAAGAAACGTGCTTCCCAGTTCAACATGCATGTGCAGGACAGCATTCAACCATCAGACTAtaccagcacacacacgcagaagtTCCTTCTTCAGGTGAGACTCTGTGCTGGACATGTACAGTCACCAAAAGTTTACATAATATACAATGTGTTTACTACTCACCTCGCCCCAAAGAGAGACATTTGGAAATAACAATTGAAAACCTGATACTGCAATGAAATTCAGGTCCCTGGCCCAAGTGTGTTTACACATCGTGTGCCTCAGATCCTCTCATTGGAGCAGATATATATTGATTTCAGTTAGTGTTTGACTgcacctgtctctgtctcaggtGGTTATCGCTGGTGCCTACTACCCCAACTACTTCATCCAGAGGGAACTAGATGAAGACCTGGCCGCCAGAGAATTAAGTGGCTTCAACCCCAGAACAACAGTGATGGTATAATCCTAATTGGCAGACATGATGTGAATAAAGTTCTAATTAATTGTTGTGAAATATGCTTAGATTAGGCTGAACTTAAATATTTTTATCAATACTTGACTCTAATGCTCTAACTAATCTTTTAAACTTGTGACGGTAAGTAGAGAACTTGTGATTAAAACATAACTGGGCTGTGTCCAGATGAGGAACCTGCCTCCATACAGTTTCCTCTACTACAAGCAGCTGCAGTCTCTGTTCCGCCTGTGTGGACAAGTCAAAACCATCTCCTTTGATAACACCAGGTAAATGAAGGCAAATTACACATTCAACCTCAGCACTTTGTCTATGCAAtgcatttgaaataaatcaCTAACATTTTATCACTCATTTCCTGACTGTTTGTATGTGCACGCACTCAGAGCATATGTGGAGTTCTACAGGACATCTCAAGACTCAGGGGTTCTGCCTGAAGTGTCCCTCGCTCTCGTCCTTTCCCAGCAGAGCTCTCCCTTGGAACTTTCTGTCTACCCCATTGAACAAATTGAAAAATGTGCTGGTAACAGAAACCTAATCCACATGAAATATACAAGGTACGactttgttttcatattcataaaACGTAGTCTGAACTCTACTTCTCTTGTTTGAAACTGGATCATCCTCTGCATGAATTGGAAAAGATATTTCAAATGTAGGGGTAATGTGGGGGTAAAATTGAGCGTTAGGTTTTACAGTGTCTGATCTGAGGCCTGAGCAAATCTTTTTCGAAAGTGGAGCCCCCTGCACCAGAGGCTGCACTGGTCAGTGGCCCTGCACTGAGCATTAATCAAATCTGACATCCAAGCAAACTGCATGACTCTTCACAACAATCACTGACTCAGGCAGGTTTCAGGCACACGCAGCACAAGCTTCGAGATGGGGTGACATTGCATAATAGATGTAGAACAATAATACACTTAATAAGACTATTCTCACTGAATACTCTCTTTACAGTGATACTTACACCTGCCTAAAACGTAACATTATCTGTTGTGATACCTCTGCATGATTTTTAATGCCCCTCTCATACCAGGTATCTGTATTCATGACTGATTTAGGATACCTTGTTAGATAATGCTAAAATATTTGATGTGATGACATTCAACATCAAAGCAGCATTAAATGCAGTTGTGACATCTTGTTGACAGAGCGAGTGCAGTGAAAGTTGTGCACAGAACATTAAAattgaaaattccacttttgtggtgcttctacacgttaatttgggtatctggcatttctaccgtcccaaaaactctggaaaaaaacaactcccgcgatttgttgtggttcctctatgtcagaaacgatatgTTAGAGTGTgttgaatgggattacgaccgaaataaacgtcatagtcacaccatgcccatgtagggagtctcgctacatggccttggacgagcgagctaacgctagctgggccccaccggcccggttagctcgtTAGCTCGCAAGCTAGCGAGCTAGCTCCCTAGGGGCTCCCCACGGCtagtggagcccggctagcgttagctcgcaagCTAACCAGGCCAGTGGAGCTCACAAGCTAACGCTGCTACCCGTCACACATTTAAGTGGCcacataaacaagggacccccgggacacctcaacgttgactcaacagtgtggaaggatgctgctgctgcgccagctcaagctcccactgcggggctgcgctggggagttGGGGCTCTCTCAGCAaggctcaccgggggtgaggggggcagggcactcaaaacaggtcaatctgagaagggctgttttagacggggtaaaaaggtgctgttttaaatgatccttgtggtattttgaccaagacagacatttcattaagaccccaaggaaccatatcaactgtggagtaatgggcataatatgtcccctttaaactcatgttttgtgtgtgctgtTTCTATCCAGAGTGAATGTTGACTTCCAGAGCCAGTCCGTCTGCCCAGCGGGACTGTTGAGCAGCGCAATGGATCCAGAGAAACTACCCCCAAGCCACTTCTTTGTGGTCAACATCACAGAGGTTAGTCCCCTACATTTACCTTGGTTTTTCAAAATAGAGAGATACTGTGGAGAAACGCTGTCTGTGAGGTAATTATAATGAAGGTCTCTTAACTGTGATCTCTGCTGTaggtggtggaggtgggacATTTCTGGGGCTTCCAGGCAGATGAAGCCAGTTTAGAGATGCAGCGCTGTCTGACAACTGAgatcagcaaacacacactgaatcctATACCTGTGTCACTCTACCCCAACCTGAGGTGTCTGGCTCTTTACTCCGAGGTCAATGAGCACAGTTCGTACTACCGTGCCAAGATCCTGCACATCCGTGGCAATACAGTGGAGGTAAATATCGCTCACAGCTCTCTGATCAAATTGTAGTGCACCCtttatattttcacacatgcaatATGTTGCCATTGTATAACCGATTGAAGCAGCAAAAGAGACCATGTTCTCTTGCATGAATGTGCTTCAGGTTGCTCAATACAGCAAATTTAATGCTAGAGGAAAGAGTTTTCACCATGTTCTACAGTTATGAGGGTAAGTTTCAGACCATCCGATCCATCTGATCCAGTCAAATACCAGGAAGATGAATTTGGCAAGAAATTTTGATTATATAGGAGCCgtgaaaatacagttttatacaGTTATGTCTGGTCATAACTTATCCTTAACAAGAGTGTGTGATAGCAGTTGTTCTTGATGTATCAGAGAGCAAAACGTTTCCCTTAACTCTGCAGGTTTTCTTCTTGGACTTTGGTAACACAGCAGTTGTTGCCTGCAGCAGCCTCAGAGAGCTCCCCGCTGATATTCTGCTTTACCCTTTCCAGGTAATAAAACTGAGTGGCATATTTCTGATCCACTGTCCAATCTTTAAACACATATCAACATCCCAACACTTCTTAGGCTCATGAGTTTCAAGTTTCCGGGATGCGTCCATCAGCCCAGTCCATCATCCATGGGAACCAGTGGAGCAGCCGAGCCCGCGATCGCTTCCGCACACTGGTGAAGGGCAATTCACTCATCGTGTCAGTGTACTCCATACTCCACAATGTCATGCGTGTTCAGCTGCTCAtcaacacagagacaacaacCACCAGTGTGGTAGACATCTTGGTGGATGAAGGACATGCGGTCAAGGCTGAAGAGAGCTTTGATTCCAAGGTGATTAGAGTTAAAGTGTCTGAGCCTTAAGAAAAGATCTCTCACACATTAGCCTATAGTACTTCCATACACATGCCACAGTTCACATATACACATCTGctgacaaatattaaatattgcaGAACCTTTATAGAAGGTCTGATGCTTTATGAAAGAACATCTTAGCAAAGAATTCAAAATGACGTATACAAATGCTTTGTTTATCCGAGTCATGATATCTGCCTGTGTGGTCTTGGCAGGAAAACCACGAGGTGCTGATGTCCCTGTACAAGGACATGGAAACAGGGAAATATGTCCCTAACTCTGTCAGCAGCTCCTGGAAGGATCGCaacaaagaggaagtggagctcATTGACGACCTTCTCGCTCACTTTTCCAAGAGCAACCTCAACATTTCCAAGAAAAGGGTAAGACACACTGCTGCTTcataacattttcatattatATTTGTACTGAAACTGTTCTCATTGTTATTGATTGCAAAGCAcataaaaatcattttaacaaaGGTTTTAGCTACcaaaagacattaaaaagaactaaataattgaataaatgtaTGGAAAATCaagaaaagtattttctatttttagtaTTACAATGGGTATGTGTGGGATGCCTTAATTTAGGTAGTGATTGATTTCGGCCAGGAGATGGCGCCATCTCAGTGGTAGTTGGTGCTCATTCAGAGGCACACCCATCCTGTCTGACAGAACAATGAGGACAGGGTGACCACGGCTCGAAATCACAGCCACCAATGGCTGCATGAATAAATCAGGTCATGTGCGTCTGCTGCCTTCCCTCTGAAACCACAGGTTAAGGTGTATGGACCGACCAGTCCTTACCAGTCAAGCTTCCAGAGCTTGAACCAAAAGGCCTTCTACAAGTAAGCAACACAACAGAGACCGACACCACAATAAAGCGGCAGGTTTTCATTGCTTATGAGTATGTCCTCCTCCAGGACGGTGTGTATTGAGAGGAGCAGCATCAACCTCCTGGCGCTGAATGAAAACCCTCATGACAAACATCAGAGGATGCTGGTGGCTGGATCTGTGTCAGTCAACTCCTCAGGTAGCTGATACAAAGTGTGTCATCATTATTACCACCACTAATCAATATTTTAATGTTGACAACAAATCAAGTTACAATGTATAATTTGATAGCCCGCATCTAAATGTCAGCCAACTCCAGTCTTCCTTACCCATACAGAACTGTATCAATGATgtaatacagattttttttcatgaattatttCTTGGGAAATCTTGAAAAAACCTTGATCTCATAACAGTAGagaaagttatttaaaaactcTAACTAATGAATATGAAAAATTGACTACACATTTTTCAGAAAACTTAAAGGCTATGATAAGCCCTGGTTGTGGGGTtcgtcagtttgttttttattctggaATTTcttcagattgtgtgtttgtgttgcaggaaCACGCATTCTTCTAAGAGATACCACCATCATGCCAGACATCCCTGGGCTGCCTTCACTCATTACCTTGCTCTTCACCCCCATCATGGAGTTACGGTCAGTCCGACACAAAGTCCTACCTCTGCACATCTTTATAGGTGGCACAATCAGTACAGGTGTCATGTCAATTTGTACGTATTTTAGCACTAATGAAGAGGGGACCTGCTACACCGGCGCCATCTGTGGCCTCGGCTGCTACAGTCAAACACAAGAGGGCATCCTACCGGAGCATGACATCGAACTCGCCTTTGATGTCAAGTTTGATGTGGAGGACATCACTGAGGTAACAGCTGACACCAgatgcagagagaaggagatgcTGGGTCCTGACagtggacagaaacacagatttcttCAGATCTGTGTCAATCATCAGCTCAATCTGTGACGGAACAGGGACTTTATactgtccctctctttctctccaatAGATAATATTCACTTTTTTCAGCTCATGCACTGAGACTAAAGCACAGCTCAGTAGCGGCACTTTTCTCCTACACTAGTCCCAGAAACATAGGAGGTGAAAGTGTACCTGGTGACGGAACGCATTAACAGGAAGAGAAGGATTAATATTGTATTCATTCCTTCATGGATTTTACCTTTTGATGGGGAACAAAATTCCTCATGTAGATATTTTGGTATGTTTATTAGTCCCAGTACTTCAATCGCTACTAGTACATGAATAAAATTAAACTATTGTTACTGCTGTAATAAAACAGTTGTAAATGGAACAAGAGTGATCCACAGCACTAGATCTGAGGCACCGGTTCAAACGCTCATTTAAAACTAATCCTTGTTTGACAACACCTAAAACCTGAGAGTTCTGAAAAGCTGGCATAATTGACAACGTTCATTTACATAAGCTTTAATTTCACAGCCTCTGATCAGATGgacatgaaaaacatttataGATATTAAATATTGCATTTTACCCTAAATTTGCG
Proteins encoded in this window:
- the tdrd9 gene encoding ATP-dependent RNA helicase TDRD9, which codes for MKKVFTAEQISAWFTSGATFAKINLTDEAAVKKLEEPAAEGTRPSEFPDESSLETVNSEGSVQKQKPAGSPAPPPLAYYEYPSLPITKNRKELISLIENHSVVIIRGATGSGKTTQLPQYILDHYNAKNASCNIVVTQPRKIGATSVARWVATQRKCTLGSLVGYQVGLEKMATEHTRLIYMTTGVLLQKLVSTKCLTEYSHIFVDEVHERTEEMDFLLLILKKLLHSNSRYVKIILMSATINCRQFAEYFGTLIRGKMNPAFVFEVEGAPFAIKEFYLDDLQNLLPYRLLDSCHPDDPYIAVEMYNLAISLIQSFDELEGKDSRKADKDNGLTLSERGSVLVFLPGFHEISYMQEALAKLVHKRLQVYPLHSSVTLEEQNGVFLPPVPGYRKVILSTNIAESSVTVSDVKYVIDFCLTRHLVCDQETNYQSLRLTWASKTNCNQRRGRAGRVSKGYCYRLVTKEFWKNEIPEYMIPEMLLAPLATIMLKVKLLDMGDPRSVLSTALSPPNLDDIVRTVLQLKEMGALSVKSDGRSQNDDGELTFLGRVVAHLPVDLYLGKMIVFGHVFGCLDDCLIIAASHSLKSFFAIPSMQQIAGHRSKMAFAHGTPSDSIGFVNAFKAWHSSKKTGQLRHPKDELDWGKENFIQIKRIREVAELYEDLKKRASQFNMHVQDSIQPSDYTSTHTQKFLLQVVIAGAYYPNYFIQRELDEDLAARELSGFNPRTTVMMRNLPPYSFLYYKQLQSLFRLCGQVKTISFDNTRAYVEFYRTSQDSGVLPEVSLALVLSQQSSPLELSVYPIEQIEKCAGNRNLIHMKYTRVNVDFQSQSVCPAGLLSSAMDPEKLPPSHFFVVNITEVVEVGHFWGFQADEASLEMQRCLTTEISKHTLNPIPVSLYPNLRCLALYSEVNEHSSYYRAKILHIRGNTVEVFFLDFGNTAVVACSSLRELPADILLYPFQAHEFQVSGMRPSAQSIIHGNQWSSRARDRFRTLVKGNSLIVSVYSILHNVMRVQLLINTETTTTSVVDILVDEGHAVKAEESFDSKENHEVLMSLYKDMETGKYVPNSVSSSWKDRNKEEVELIDDLLAHFSKSNLNISKKRVKVYGPTSPYQSSFQSLNQKAFYKTVCIERSSINLLALNENPHDKHQRMLVAGSVSVNSSGTRILLRDTTIMPDIPGLPSLITLLFTPIMELRTNEEGTCYTGAICGLGCYSQTQEGILPEHDIELAFDVKFDVEDITEINALRGAINSLVCEGTSGTLHLRPDRISHLQEDCRERLLRLFTKSPPREAVTPRNYEKTEKWNQVEPSMRMNIVEPGGRGYVYQLHPVTLLN